One genomic window of Pleuronectes platessa unplaced genomic scaffold, fPlePla1.1 scaffold_356, whole genome shotgun sequence includes the following:
- the LOC128436357 gene encoding receptor activity-modifying protein 1-like encodes MALIYASGDQSHKTKSSQITSLPVPPLVCRLYGDLTNCTYLVALKMECFWPNRLVDEFFIRVHKHYFHDCSLSGRLLRDPPNRILGPFIVVPILVTLLMTGLVVWRSKRSEGIM; translated from the exons ATGGCGCTAATATATGCATCAGGGGATCAAAG CCACAAGACAAAGAGCAGCCAGATCACGAGCCTCCCTGTCCCTCCTCTTGTGTGCAGGCTGTACGGGGACCTGACCAACTGCACCTACCTGGTGGCGCTGAAGATGGAGTGCTTCTGGCCCAACCGCCTGGTGGACGAGTTCTTCATCCGGGTGCACAAGCACTACTTCCACGACTGCTCGCTCTCGGGACGGCTCCTCAGGGACCCGCCCAACCGCATCCTGGGACCCTTCATCGTGGTGCCCATCCTGGTCACGCTTCTCATGACCGGCCTGGTGGTGTGGAGGAGCAAACGCAGCGAGGGGATTATGTAG